A region of Acidobacteriota bacterium DNA encodes the following proteins:
- a CDS encoding efflux RND transporter periplasmic adaptor subunit yields MRGSPLAPLMLVLATVLLTLAGCGETASVPTAPVERVDFVHRVTAEGVLQASRVTIITVPPQVQRRARLAWMAPEGVQVEAGEVVARFDPEEMEQQLQEAEEGLQRNRLEHDKSRNESLGKLAELKTRLEVAKMELETARRFRRTDTELYSRLEIVEDAVDEELAEERRKHAEEMSQIRGTLSQTELDLLSIEGRKAQLELEQAEKGLAALEVRAPHAGLLTWVRDFSGERLQVGASIWRGQPLAEIPDLTELEVEVHVLEADAAGLTPGKPAQVLVEAHPERSYAATIQRVDSIARPRSTGSPVQYFAVTLQLEEADLEIMKPGQRVRATLELERADDALVIPRQAVYEDEDGAFVYRVEGSRVEVQRVDAGPASLGLRVIAEGLEEGQRVALEKPPNLQNRDLQNQDLQNEHQGAEGSDGESLEPPETASSEVAGG; encoded by the coding sequence ATGAGAGGGTCACCGCTCGCACCACTGATGCTCGTGCTCGCCACGGTCCTGTTGACCCTGGCGGGCTGTGGCGAGACCGCCTCGGTGCCCACGGCGCCGGTGGAGCGGGTCGACTTCGTTCACCGGGTCACCGCCGAGGGCGTGCTCCAGGCCTCGCGGGTGACCATCATCACCGTGCCGCCGCAGGTGCAGCGCCGGGCGCGCCTCGCCTGGATGGCCCCCGAGGGGGTGCAGGTGGAGGCCGGTGAGGTGGTGGCGCGCTTCGATCCCGAGGAGATGGAGCAGCAGCTCCAAGAAGCGGAAGAGGGGCTTCAGCGCAACCGTCTGGAGCATGACAAATCGCGCAACGAGAGCCTCGGCAAGCTCGCGGAGCTGAAGACCCGCCTGGAAGTGGCGAAGATGGAGTTGGAAACCGCCCGCCGTTTTCGCCGCACCGACACCGAGCTCTACTCGCGGCTGGAGATCGTGGAGGACGCGGTGGACGAGGAGCTGGCGGAGGAGCGGCGGAAGCACGCCGAGGAGATGAGCCAAATCCGCGGCACCCTGTCCCAAACCGAGCTCGATCTCTTGTCCATCGAGGGCCGCAAGGCACAGCTGGAGCTGGAGCAGGCGGAGAAGGGCCTGGCGGCGCTGGAGGTTCGGGCGCCCCACGCCGGTCTGCTCACCTGGGTGCGAGATTTCAGCGGTGAGCGCCTGCAGGTAGGGGCCTCCATCTGGCGGGGTCAGCCGCTGGCGGAGATCCCCGACCTCACCGAGCTCGAGGTGGAGGTTCACGTTCTGGAGGCGGACGCCGCCGGTTTGACCCCGGGCAAGCCCGCTCAAGTCTTGGTGGAGGCTCATCCGGAGCGCTCCTATGCCGCCACCATCCAGCGGGTGGACAGCATCGCCCGCCCCCGGTCCACCGGCTCGCCGGTGCAGTACTTCGCCGTCACGCTGCAGCTGGAAGAGGCGGACTTGGAGATCATGAAGCCTGGCCAGCGGGTCCGTGCCACCCTCGAGCTGGAACGGGCCGACGATGCTTTGGTGATCCCTCGGCAGGCGGTCTATGAAGACGAGGACGGCGCCTTCGTCTACCGCGTGGAGGGCTCTCGGGTCGAGGTACAGCGGGTCGATGCGGGGCCGGCGTCACTGGGCCTGCGGGTGATCGCCGAGGGGCTGGAGGAGGGCCAGCGAGTGGCCCTGGAGAAGCCCCCCAACCTGCAGAATCGGGACCTGCAGAATCAAGACCTGCAGAACGAGCATCAGGGGGCAGAGGGCTCAGACGGAGAGAGCCTGGAGCCGCCGGAAACAGCGTCTTCGGAGGTGGCCGGCGGATGA
- a CDS encoding efflux RND transporter periplasmic adaptor subunit, translating to MTGRTTGCIVWGVLLGILVLGLWWGVGADSDPRQATVEQRDLVLGVEVTGELEAVNSIELGPPQISRIWSYKISFMAPEGSTVEVGEPVLRFDTSELVRDLPKVRADLEAEQKRLQQRRNEVALQLEEERLALAEAQARLRRLDLEVDVPPEIQAAHELQKARIDYQLVQDEIEARRRLVELLETGGEAELQGLQERTRQAAEEVRRREQEIASMTVRAPRAGSVVYVSDFNGDKKQIGDTAWRMQKVVAIPELDELSGAGAVREAESGRLEPGQPVTLRLDAYPDRPLPGRVERIHRVVKPRSVNDPRKVTRLDIVLEQTAGERMLPGMRFTGTVEVDRIEDALVVPLEAIFPRPEGPVVQVAGWFGTESRRVELGRRNATHVEVLGGVSRGQEVLLR from the coding sequence ATGACTGGGCGCACGACTGGCTGCATCGTCTGGGGAGTGCTGCTCGGCATCTTGGTACTGGGTCTGTGGTGGGGCGTCGGGGCCGACAGCGATCCGCGGCAGGCGACGGTGGAGCAGCGCGATCTGGTCCTGGGGGTCGAGGTCACCGGTGAGCTGGAGGCGGTGAATTCCATCGAATTGGGGCCGCCGCAGATTTCCCGCATCTGGAGCTACAAGATTTCCTTCATGGCGCCGGAGGGCAGCACGGTGGAGGTCGGCGAGCCGGTGCTGCGCTTCGACACCAGCGAGCTGGTGCGGGATCTGCCCAAGGTGCGGGCGGACCTGGAGGCGGAGCAAAAGCGTCTTCAACAGCGGCGCAACGAGGTCGCTCTACAGCTCGAGGAAGAACGGTTGGCGCTGGCGGAAGCCCAGGCGCGGCTGCGCCGCTTGGACCTGGAAGTGGACGTACCGCCGGAGATCCAGGCGGCCCACGAGCTACAGAAAGCGCGAATCGACTACCAGCTGGTGCAGGACGAGATCGAGGCCCGGCGGCGGCTGGTAGAGCTGCTGGAGACCGGGGGCGAGGCGGAGCTTCAGGGACTTCAGGAGCGTACCCGTCAGGCGGCGGAAGAAGTGCGCCGGCGGGAGCAGGAAATCGCTTCCATGACCGTGCGGGCTCCGCGGGCGGGCTCGGTGGTCTACGTCAGCGACTTCAACGGCGACAAGAAGCAGATCGGCGACACCGCCTGGCGCATGCAAAAAGTGGTGGCCATTCCCGAGCTCGACGAGCTCTCGGGCGCCGGAGCGGTGCGCGAGGCGGAATCCGGGCGTTTGGAGCCGGGACAGCCCGTGACTCTACGCCTCGACGCCTATCCGGATCGTCCCCTCCCCGGGAGGGTCGAGCGCATCCACCGGGTGGTCAAGCCACGCTCCGTCAACGATCCCCGCAAGGTCACCCGCCTCGACATCGTGCTGGAGCAGACCGCCGGGGAGCGCATGCTGCCGGGGATGCGCTTCACCGGCACCGTCGAGGTGGATCGCATCGAAGACGCTCTGGTGGTGCCGCTGGAGGCGATCTTCCCCCGCCCCGAGGGGCCGGTGGTGCAGGTCGCCGGCTGGTTCGGCACCGAATCCCGACGAGTCGAGCTGGGCCGTCGCAACGCCACCCACGTGGAGGTGTTGGGCGGCGTGTCCCGAGGCCAGGAAGTGTTGCTGCGATGA
- a CDS encoding HlyD family efflux transporter periplasmic adaptor subunit, producing MIGCGASPVAADGDGGPPPPRELRVEGTPVEPRLLLTGELVVERAIELYAPDAAIRPMEIRWIAEDGASVASGDPVVEFDNEAIASRLEDLERDLEQAQQTLKVTRARVAAEIARAELKLRQKQAALDRARLDAEVPAELQPRAEYEDRQLELEKARLEFDQAQQELVAAKAGGQATVALDRLKRDQASEELRRARKDLDLLAMRAPDDGLVLFSENMRERRPWQVGDQVWPAERLARIPDLGSLEVEASLSDVDDGRLAPGMKAIVTPDAFPELELDARVRSVDGLADIQGPDSANRAFGVRLALAGPLPSALRPGMSVRVLVPQQGEGGMPVVPRSALVWGDEGPRLLLAGGEERPVRLGACDAHRCVVLAQELSGAEADQPAAEDEERLAGAGS from the coding sequence ATGATCGGCTGTGGTGCTTCGCCGGTGGCTGCGGACGGGGACGGCGGGCCGCCGCCTCCGAGAGAGCTACGGGTCGAGGGCACCCCGGTGGAGCCGCGCCTGCTGCTCACCGGTGAGCTGGTGGTGGAGCGGGCCATCGAGCTCTACGCTCCCGACGCCGCCATCCGGCCGATGGAGATTCGCTGGATCGCCGAGGATGGAGCCTCCGTGGCGTCGGGAGATCCGGTGGTGGAATTCGACAACGAGGCCATCGCCTCCCGGCTGGAGGATCTCGAACGGGATCTCGAACAAGCTCAGCAGACCCTGAAGGTGACCCGAGCCCGGGTGGCGGCGGAGATCGCCCGGGCAGAGCTCAAGCTGCGCCAGAAGCAGGCGGCCCTGGACCGCGCTCGCCTCGACGCCGAGGTACCCGCGGAGCTGCAGCCGCGAGCGGAGTACGAGGACCGACAGCTGGAGCTGGAGAAAGCACGATTGGAGTTCGACCAGGCGCAGCAGGAGCTGGTGGCGGCGAAGGCTGGCGGTCAGGCCACCGTCGCGCTGGATCGGCTGAAGCGGGATCAGGCGTCGGAGGAGCTGCGTCGGGCGCGCAAGGATCTAGATCTCTTGGCCATGCGCGCTCCGGACGATGGACTGGTTCTGTTCTCGGAAAATATGCGCGAGCGGCGTCCGTGGCAGGTGGGCGATCAGGTCTGGCCGGCGGAACGGCTGGCCCGTATTCCCGACCTCGGGAGTCTCGAGGTCGAGGCCAGCCTCTCCGACGTCGACGACGGTCGGTTGGCGCCGGGTATGAAGGCCATCGTGACCCCGGACGCCTTCCCGGAGCTGGAGCTCGACGCCCGCGTGCGCAGCGTCGACGGGCTGGCGGACATCCAAGGGCCGGATTCCGCCAATCGCGCCTTCGGCGTCCGCCTGGCCCTGGCAGGACCGTTGCCGTCGGCCCTGCGGCCGGGGATGTCGGTGCGGGTGCTGGTGCCCCAGCAGGGCGAGGGCGGGATGCCGGTGGTTCCCCGGTCGGCGCTGGTGTGGGGAGACGAGGGGCCCCGGCTGTTGCTGGCGGGGGGGGAGGAGCGGCCGGTGCGATTGGGCGCCTGCGATGCCCACCGCTGCGTCGTGCTCGCTCAGGAGCTCTCCGGTGCCGAGGCGGACCAGCCGGCAGCGGAAGATGAAGAGCGATTGGCGGGGGCGGGCTCATGA